In Betta splendens chromosome 19, fBetSpl5.4, whole genome shotgun sequence, the following proteins share a genomic window:
- the lman2lb gene encoding lectin, mannose-binding 2-like b isoform X2, with the protein MAVSVSGQKPCRAKLLGFLYPMFQFKRLSSLSCLFVALCALMDHSLADNQEFLEDFLKREYSLSKPYRGLGFSSSSQWDLMGTAVVTPDYIRLTPDLQSRQGAVWSRIPFFLRDWELKVHFKISGQGKKNFNGDGLAMWLTKDRMQNGPVFGNMNQFIGLGIFVDTYPNAERSHDDGRPTELGGCTAMARNTVHDTFVLVRYSNSRLTLMVDVDGKQEWKQCADVTGLRLPTGYFFGASSATGDLSDNHDIISMKLYELAIPRNPEQQQQQQQQQEEEEEVTVPRVDNMEQFQVAVEEEGMSTVQYFFTLLFSIMGLGVLAVVGLVLYGRWKENRRKRFY; encoded by the exons ATGGCTGTCAGCGTGAGCGGCCAGAAACCTTGTCGAGCGAAACTTTTGGGTTTTTTGTATCCAATGTTTCAATTTAAACGACTCAGTTCATTGTCATGTCTGTTTGTCGCCCTGTGTGCTTTGATGGACCACTCGCTTGCAGACAACCAGGAGTTTCTGGAAGACTTTTTGAAGCGTGAATATTCGCTGTCAAAGCCGTACCGCG GTCTGGGCTTCTCTAGTTCTTCACAGTGGGATCTGATGGGCACAGCAGTCGTAACACCGGACTACATCAGACTGACGCCAGACCTGCAAAGCAGACAGGGGGCCGTGTGGAGTCGAATT CCCTTCTTTTTGCGGGATTGGGAACTTAAGGTGCACTTTAAGATCTCTGGCCAGGGAAAAAAGAATTTCAATGGTGATGGACTGGCCATGTGGTTAACCAAAGATCGCATGCAGAATG GTCCTGTGTTTGGCAACATGAACCAGTTTATTGGACTTGGTATATTTGTGGACACCTACCCCAACGCGGAGAGGAGCCATGAT GATGGACGACCCACAGAACTTGGGGGATGCACGGCTATGGCTCGTAATACAGTCCACGATACCTTTGTCCTGGTCAGATACTCAAACTCCAGACTGACG ctcatggTGGATGTCGATGGGAAGCAGGAATGGAAACAGTGCGCTGATGTCACAGGACTGCGGCTCCCTACAGGCTACTTTTTTGGAGCCTCGTCAGCCACTGGGGATCTCTCGG ATAACCATGACATCATCTCTATGAAGCTGTATGAGCTGGCGATACCCAGgaacccagagcagcagcagcagcagcagcagcagcaggaggaggaagaggaggtcaCCGTACCCAGAGTGGACAACATGGAACAGTTTCAAG TGGCTGTTGAGGAGGAGGGGATGAGCACAGTCCAGTATTTCTTCACCCTTCTCTTCTCCATCATGGGCCTGGGTGTGCTGGCTGTGGTAGGACTGGTGCTTTATGGGCGCTGGAAGGAAAACCGACGCAAACGCTTCTATTGA
- the lman2lb gene encoding lectin, mannose-binding 2-like b isoform X3: MPEAGLEPRTFCLQRIGLGFSSSSQWDLMGTAVVTPDYIRLTPDLQSRQGAVWSRIPFFLRDWELKVHFKISGQGKKNFNGDGLAMWLTKDRMQNGPVFGNMNQFIGLGIFVDTYPNAERSHDRAFPYISVMLGNGTLLYDHDQDGRPTELGGCTAMARNTVHDTFVLVRYSNSRLTLMVDVDGKQEWKQCADVTGLRLPTGYFFGASSATGDLSDNHDIISMKLYELAIPRNPEQQQQQQQQQEEEEEVTVPRVDNMEQFQVAVEEEGMSTVQYFFTLLFSIMGLGVLAVVGLVLYGRWKENRRKRFY; the protein is encoded by the exons ATGCCAGAAGCGGGGCTTGAACCTAGGACCTTCTGCTTGCAAAGAATTG GTCTGGGCTTCTCTAGTTCTTCACAGTGGGATCTGATGGGCACAGCAGTCGTAACACCGGACTACATCAGACTGACGCCAGACCTGCAAAGCAGACAGGGGGCCGTGTGGAGTCGAATT CCCTTCTTTTTGCGGGATTGGGAACTTAAGGTGCACTTTAAGATCTCTGGCCAGGGAAAAAAGAATTTCAATGGTGATGGACTGGCCATGTGGTTAACCAAAGATCGCATGCAGAATG GTCCTGTGTTTGGCAACATGAACCAGTTTATTGGACTTGGTATATTTGTGGACACCTACCCCAACGCGGAGAGGAGCCATGAT AGGGCCTTTCCATATATATCAGTAATGCTAGGGAACGGCACTCTCCTTTATGACCATGATCAGGATGGACGACCCACAGAACTTGGGGGATGCACGGCTATGGCTCGTAATACAGTCCACGATACCTTTGTCCTGGTCAGATACTCAAACTCCAGACTGACG ctcatggTGGATGTCGATGGGAAGCAGGAATGGAAACAGTGCGCTGATGTCACAGGACTGCGGCTCCCTACAGGCTACTTTTTTGGAGCCTCGTCAGCCACTGGGGATCTCTCGG ATAACCATGACATCATCTCTATGAAGCTGTATGAGCTGGCGATACCCAGgaacccagagcagcagcagcagcagcagcagcagcaggaggaggaagaggaggtcaCCGTACCCAGAGTGGACAACATGGAACAGTTTCAAG TGGCTGTTGAGGAGGAGGGGATGAGCACAGTCCAGTATTTCTTCACCCTTCTCTTCTCCATCATGGGCCTGGGTGTGCTGGCTGTGGTAGGACTGGTGCTTTATGGGCGCTGGAAGGAAAACCGACGCAAACGCTTCTATTGA
- the lman2lb gene encoding lectin, mannose-binding 2-like b isoform X1, giving the protein MAVSVSGQKPCRAKLLGFLYPMFQFKRLSSLSCLFVALCALMDHSLADNQEFLEDFLKREYSLSKPYRGLGFSSSSQWDLMGTAVVTPDYIRLTPDLQSRQGAVWSRIPFFLRDWELKVHFKISGQGKKNFNGDGLAMWLTKDRMQNGPVFGNMNQFIGLGIFVDTYPNAERSHDRAFPYISVMLGNGTLLYDHDQDGRPTELGGCTAMARNTVHDTFVLVRYSNSRLTLMVDVDGKQEWKQCADVTGLRLPTGYFFGASSATGDLSDNHDIISMKLYELAIPRNPEQQQQQQQQQEEEEEVTVPRVDNMEQFQVAVEEEGMSTVQYFFTLLFSIMGLGVLAVVGLVLYGRWKENRRKRFY; this is encoded by the exons ATGGCTGTCAGCGTGAGCGGCCAGAAACCTTGTCGAGCGAAACTTTTGGGTTTTTTGTATCCAATGTTTCAATTTAAACGACTCAGTTCATTGTCATGTCTGTTTGTCGCCCTGTGTGCTTTGATGGACCACTCGCTTGCAGACAACCAGGAGTTTCTGGAAGACTTTTTGAAGCGTGAATATTCGCTGTCAAAGCCGTACCGCG GTCTGGGCTTCTCTAGTTCTTCACAGTGGGATCTGATGGGCACAGCAGTCGTAACACCGGACTACATCAGACTGACGCCAGACCTGCAAAGCAGACAGGGGGCCGTGTGGAGTCGAATT CCCTTCTTTTTGCGGGATTGGGAACTTAAGGTGCACTTTAAGATCTCTGGCCAGGGAAAAAAGAATTTCAATGGTGATGGACTGGCCATGTGGTTAACCAAAGATCGCATGCAGAATG GTCCTGTGTTTGGCAACATGAACCAGTTTATTGGACTTGGTATATTTGTGGACACCTACCCCAACGCGGAGAGGAGCCATGAT AGGGCCTTTCCATATATATCAGTAATGCTAGGGAACGGCACTCTCCTTTATGACCATGATCAGGATGGACGACCCACAGAACTTGGGGGATGCACGGCTATGGCTCGTAATACAGTCCACGATACCTTTGTCCTGGTCAGATACTCAAACTCCAGACTGACG ctcatggTGGATGTCGATGGGAAGCAGGAATGGAAACAGTGCGCTGATGTCACAGGACTGCGGCTCCCTACAGGCTACTTTTTTGGAGCCTCGTCAGCCACTGGGGATCTCTCGG ATAACCATGACATCATCTCTATGAAGCTGTATGAGCTGGCGATACCCAGgaacccagagcagcagcagcagcagcagcagcagcaggaggaggaagaggaggtcaCCGTACCCAGAGTGGACAACATGGAACAGTTTCAAG TGGCTGTTGAGGAGGAGGGGATGAGCACAGTCCAGTATTTCTTCACCCTTCTCTTCTCCATCATGGGCCTGGGTGTGCTGGCTGTGGTAGGACTGGTGCTTTATGGGCGCTGGAAGGAAAACCGACGCAAACGCTTCTATTGA